In one Zobellia galactanivorans genomic region, the following are encoded:
- a CDS encoding fasciclin domain-containing protein, producing MTLNNFKSLLGLAFTVVMFVSCSDDDNAPVVPMEPETDIVDIAITDPNLSILVEALGEADLVSTLQGDGPFTVFAPTDAAFQAFLSDNNFASLDDIPEETLRQVLLNHVVSGNVKAADLESTYYTSSSTAGVDGKNLSLYVNIEDGVTINGSSVTTADIEASNGTIHIVDMVIGLPNIVDHATYNGAFTDLVAALTADNNTVFTDLLSDTEEKFTVFAPTNDAFTAFENLNENALNDILSNHVIMGAALAAGDLSNSYANTVAANEDGDNLSIYVNTDDGVVLNGTSQVIISDVVTTNGIIHAVDMVIDLPTIVTFATADSENFSTLVSVLTAEGQPDFVSILSSTTEDTPFTVFAPVNSAFAALAEVPEGEDLTAVLTHHVIAEANIVSGDLSDGLVSPATLQGDALTFTAANDSFTITDGAGNSGINIVKADVQAMNGVIHAVDTVLLPSTTEE from the coding sequence ATGACTCTCAACAATTTTAAAAGCTTATTAGGCTTAGCCTTTACCGTAGTAATGTTCGTCTCTTGTAGCGACGATGACAACGCCCCCGTTGTTCCCATGGAACCCGAGACCGATATTGTAGATATCGCCATTACCGACCCCAATCTTTCTATTTTAGTGGAAGCCCTTGGCGAAGCCGATTTGGTTTCTACCCTCCAAGGAGATGGCCCCTTTACAGTTTTCGCCCCGACCGATGCGGCCTTTCAGGCTTTTTTGAGCGATAACAATTTCGCTTCGTTAGACGATATTCCCGAAGAAACCCTAAGACAGGTTCTTTTGAATCACGTAGTAAGTGGCAACGTAAAAGCCGCCGATTTAGAATCTACCTACTACACTTCCTCTTCTACCGCAGGGGTTGATGGTAAAAACCTCAGTCTCTACGTCAATATTGAAGATGGGGTGACCATTAATGGTTCATCAGTAACCACGGCCGACATTGAGGCCTCTAACGGAACCATACATATAGTAGACATGGTAATAGGCCTACCGAACATCGTAGACCATGCCACTTATAACGGTGCCTTTACGGACTTGGTTGCGGCATTGACGGCGGACAACAACACCGTGTTTACCGACCTATTAAGTGATACTGAGGAAAAGTTTACCGTATTCGCCCCGACCAACGATGCATTTACCGCATTTGAGAACCTGAACGAGAATGCTTTGAACGACATCCTTTCAAACCATGTTATTATGGGTGCGGCCCTTGCTGCCGGTGACTTAAGTAACAGCTATGCAAATACTGTAGCGGCAAATGAAGATGGAGATAATCTGAGCATTTATGTAAATACCGATGACGGCGTTGTATTGAACGGAACAAGCCAAGTAATCATCAGCGATGTAGTAACCACTAACGGTATTATACACGCAGTGGATATGGTAATCGATTTACCTACCATTGTTACTTTTGCCACTGCTGACAGTGAAAACTTCTCAACTTTAGTGAGCGTACTTACTGCCGAGGGACAACCCGATTTCGTAAGCATACTCAGCTCTACCACGGAAGATACGCCCTTTACCGTCTTTGCTCCGGTAAACAGTGCTTTTGCGGCACTAGCCGAAGTACCTGAGGGAGAAGATCTGACCGCGGTCTTAACACACCACGTCATAGCAGAGGCCAATATTGTTTCTGGGGATTTAAGTGACGGACTGGTTTCGCCAGCAACCCTACAAGGGGATGCCCTCACCTTTACCGCCGCCAATGATTCGTTTACCATAACGGACGGTGCCGGAAATTCAGGAATCAATATTGTCAAGGCCGATGTTCAAGCCATGAACGGTGTAATTCATGCCGTAGATACCGTTTTACTGCCCAGTACCACCGAAGAATAA
- the yidC gene encoding membrane protein insertase YidC — translation MEEKKVDINSIIGFVLIFGILIFMFYQNRPTPEELEAQKAQEEQVVEKVENDVQSVAVDAPAEINLQDSTAIANYQGKIGAFGYTTPSDKVTELDNELLSLKISNKGGQIIEARMKQYHTYDSIPVYLVHEGNASFGLDFTTTDNRVLNTKDLYFVPSLSESNGNKVLSMKAKAGPSQFLEFRYEMKKGDYLVDFTIRSQGLNGIIDSSKPVELSWKLKGIRHSKSVEYENRYTELTYNHDDGKIDYLSLTSDDEETEEDVKWISYRQHFFSSILATKNNFKTADLTSRNLVEEESKDTQFTKLFGATVPLELTAGELAHNMFWYYGPTDVKVLSQYKELGLDDSIPFGWGIFGWLNRYLFTPFYSFLSSFLPFGVAIVVMTILVRLAMSPVTYKSYLSQAKMKVLKPELAELGEKYKDNAMKKQQETMKLYGKAGVSPMSGCIPALLQMPIFYALFMFFPTSFALRQKPFLWADDLSSYDVVANLPFHIPFYGDHVSLFPILASIAIFFYMTMTTGQNMPQQPGMPNMKFIMYLMPVMMLFFFNNYASGLSLYYFVSNLITIGIMLVIKNFILDDAKIHAQIQENKKKPKKENKFQRRMREMMEQAEEQKKTGKK, via the coding sequence ATGGAAGAAAAGAAAGTAGACATCAATTCCATAATCGGTTTTGTGCTGATTTTTGGGATACTGATATTTATGTTTTATCAGAATAGGCCTACTCCCGAAGAGCTCGAGGCCCAAAAAGCTCAAGAGGAACAGGTAGTGGAGAAAGTTGAAAACGACGTTCAGTCGGTAGCGGTAGATGCCCCGGCCGAAATCAACCTTCAAGATTCTACGGCTATTGCCAATTATCAGGGTAAAATAGGTGCATTCGGGTATACGACCCCTTCCGATAAGGTTACTGAACTGGACAATGAACTGCTTTCGTTGAAAATCAGTAATAAGGGGGGGCAGATCATCGAAGCCCGAATGAAGCAATACCATACGTACGACTCTATTCCGGTTTATTTGGTACACGAAGGCAACGCGTCTTTCGGACTTGATTTTACTACCACTGATAACCGCGTACTCAACACCAAGGATTTGTACTTTGTACCGTCGTTGAGCGAAAGTAACGGTAATAAGGTACTCTCCATGAAGGCCAAGGCAGGTCCTTCGCAGTTCTTGGAATTCCGGTACGAAATGAAAAAAGGCGACTACCTCGTTGATTTCACCATTCGCTCACAAGGTCTGAACGGTATCATCGACAGTAGCAAGCCCGTTGAGCTGAGCTGGAAACTTAAAGGTATCAGGCACAGTAAAAGTGTGGAATACGAAAATAGGTACACCGAGCTGACCTATAACCACGACGATGGAAAAATAGATTACTTGTCGCTTACCAGTGACGACGAGGAAACGGAGGAAGATGTAAAGTGGATATCGTACCGCCAACATTTCTTCAGTTCGATCCTGGCCACCAAAAACAATTTTAAAACAGCTGACCTTACTTCGCGTAATTTAGTGGAGGAAGAGAGCAAAGACACCCAGTTCACCAAATTGTTCGGTGCTACCGTGCCATTGGAGCTTACCGCCGGCGAGCTGGCGCATAATATGTTCTGGTATTACGGCCCTACCGACGTAAAGGTATTAAGTCAATATAAAGAGTTGGGTCTTGATGATTCCATTCCTTTCGGATGGGGTATTTTTGGGTGGTTGAACCGATATCTGTTCACTCCCTTCTATTCGTTCTTGAGCTCTTTCTTGCCCTTTGGTGTAGCCATTGTGGTGATGACCATATTGGTTCGGTTGGCCATGTCGCCCGTAACCTACAAGTCGTACTTGTCACAGGCAAAAATGAAGGTGTTGAAGCCCGAGTTGGCAGAGCTAGGGGAGAAGTACAAAGATAACGCCATGAAGAAGCAACAAGAGACCATGAAGCTTTATGGTAAGGCAGGTGTAAGCCCGATGAGCGGTTGTATTCCCGCATTATTGCAAATGCCGATTTTTTACGCCTTGTTCATGTTTTTCCCGACCTCTTTCGCCTTGCGTCAAAAACCATTTTTATGGGCGGACGATTTATCGTCATATGACGTAGTGGCCAATTTGCCTTTCCATATTCCGTTTTATGGGGATCACGTTAGTTTGTTTCCGATTTTGGCCTCTATTGCCATATTCTTCTATATGACGATGACCACAGGTCAGAACATGCCGCAACAACCAGGTATGCCTAACATGAAGTTTATCATGTATCTGATGCCGGTTATGATGTTGTTCTTCTTTAACAACTATGCAAGTGGATTGAGTTTGTACTACTTTGTTTCGAACTTGATTACCATTGGTATTATGTTGGTCATCAAGAATTTCATTTTGGACGATGCGAAAATCCATGCGCAAATTCAAGAGAACAAAAAGAAGCCTAAAAAGGAAAACAAGTTTCAGCGAAGAATGCGCGAAATGATGGAGCAGGCCGAAGAACAAAAGAAAACCGGTAAGAAGTAA
- a CDS encoding CTP synthase, whose translation MSQTKYIFVTGGVTSSLGKGIIAASLAKLLQARGYKTTIQKLDPYINVDPGTLNPYEHGECYVTDDGAETDLDLGHYERFLNVKTSQANNVTTGRIYQSVIEKERRGEFLGKTVQVVPHITNEIKRRVQLLGNSGEYDIVITEIGGTVGDIESLPYIESVRQLLWELGDSNAIVIHLTLVPYLSAAGELKTKPTQHSVKTLMESGIKADVLVCRTEHEISDEIKDKLALFCNVKREAVIQSIDASTIYDVPLLMQEEGLDTVVLKKLALRDDIEPDLTQWKEFLGQHKNPKNEVNIGLIGKYVELQDSYKSILEAFIHAGAVNEVRVNVKSIHSEHLSEKSLQKKLKDLDGILVAPGFGERGIEGKIKAVQHARENNIPFLGICLGMQMAVIEYARNVLGLKDANSTEMDENTPNPVINLMEEQKTVTNKGGTMRLGAWDCELLEGSLVKKVYNGAESISERHRHRYEFNSDYKAQLEAKGLKATGINKKTNLVEIVEIPEHPWFIGVQYHPEYKSTVASPHPLFVGFVKAALAHKTQ comes from the coding sequence ATGTCGCAGACAAAGTATATTTTCGTTACGGGAGGTGTTACTTCTTCTCTAGGGAAAGGTATTATAGCCGCATCGCTCGCCAAATTGCTACAGGCTCGTGGCTACAAGACCACTATTCAAAAATTAGACCCGTATATCAATGTTGATCCGGGAACCTTGAACCCATACGAACATGGCGAATGCTATGTAACGGATGATGGGGCCGAGACCGATCTTGACCTTGGTCATTACGAACGTTTCTTGAACGTGAAGACGTCTCAGGCCAACAACGTTACCACGGGGAGGATCTACCAGAGTGTGATCGAAAAAGAACGTAGGGGGGAATTTTTGGGCAAGACCGTTCAAGTAGTACCCCATATTACCAATGAAATCAAACGACGTGTACAGCTTTTGGGCAATAGTGGCGAATACGATATTGTCATTACCGAAATAGGCGGTACCGTGGGCGATATAGAATCATTGCCTTATATCGAATCGGTAAGGCAGTTGTTGTGGGAATTGGGAGATAGCAATGCCATTGTTATACATCTTACCTTGGTGCCCTATCTTTCCGCAGCCGGTGAGTTAAAGACCAAGCCTACACAGCACTCCGTAAAAACCTTGATGGAAAGCGGTATCAAGGCCGATGTTTTGGTGTGCCGTACCGAACACGAGATTTCAGATGAGATCAAAGATAAATTGGCGCTTTTTTGCAATGTAAAAAGGGAAGCGGTTATACAATCCATTGATGCATCGACCATTTACGACGTTCCGTTGTTGATGCAAGAAGAGGGGTTGGATACCGTAGTACTCAAGAAACTGGCACTGCGCGACGATATAGAACCGGACCTTACCCAATGGAAAGAGTTTTTGGGGCAGCATAAAAATCCGAAAAACGAAGTCAATATCGGTTTGATCGGTAAGTATGTTGAACTTCAAGATTCGTATAAGTCCATTTTAGAGGCTTTTATACATGCAGGGGCAGTGAACGAGGTTAGGGTGAACGTTAAGTCCATTCATTCGGAACACCTCTCCGAAAAAAGTTTGCAGAAAAAATTAAAGGACCTAGACGGTATTCTTGTGGCACCAGGTTTTGGTGAACGGGGTATAGAAGGTAAGATCAAGGCGGTACAACATGCCCGAGAGAACAATATTCCTTTCTTGGGAATCTGTTTGGGTATGCAAATGGCGGTCATTGAATATGCGCGCAACGTTTTGGGCCTTAAGGATGCCAATTCTACCGAAATGGACGAAAACACCCCAAATCCTGTTATTAATTTAATGGAGGAGCAAAAAACGGTAACCAATAAGGGCGGTACTATGAGATTAGGGGCCTGGGACTGTGAACTTCTTGAGGGCAGTTTGGTCAAAAAGGTATATAACGGTGCCGAAAGTATCTCCGAAAGACATCGTCACCGCTATGAATTTAATAGTGATTACAAGGCGCAACTTGAGGCAAAGGGACTTAAGGCTACGGGTATCAACAAAAAGACCAATTTGGTGGAAATTGTCGAAATACCTGAGCATCCATGGTTTATCGGTGTGCAATATCATCCTGAATATAAAAGTACGGTCGCAAGTCCGCACCCGCTTTTCGTTGGCTTTGTAAAGGCAGCATTAGCGCATAAAACGCAATAA
- a CDS encoding DUF3820 family protein, which translates to MNVAPDREKLLELAHYRMPFGKFKGRYLVNLPEPYLIWYQQKGFPEGKLGNLLKSMLEIKVNGLEPLIRKIQKDFPR; encoded by the coding sequence ATGAATGTAGCTCCCGATAGAGAAAAATTGTTAGAATTGGCACATTATAGGATGCCTTTCGGAAAGTTTAAGGGCAGATATCTGGTAAATCTTCCGGAGCCATATTTGATATGGTATCAACAAAAGGGATTTCCTGAAGGAAAATTGGGAAATCTGTTAAAATCCATGCTGGAAATTAAGGTTAATGGACTAGAGCCGTTAATTCGGAAGATTCAAAAAGATTTTCCTAGGTAA
- a CDS encoding hydroxypyruvate isomerase family protein, which produces MKRRKFIGTSAAASVGLVACKTTNAMAPASAESTELKGNINHSVCRWCYKGIPMEDFLKSLNQLGIKAMDLTGPEDWPLMKKYGIHASMCWGAGFGIEKGWNDPSLHAELIADYSQHIPKVAEAGYTNLICFSGNRNGMDDAEGLKNCAEGLKKIMPIAEKHGVVLQMELLNSKVNHPDYMCDTSAWGVELCKAIGSENFKLLYDIYHMQIMEGDIIRNIQDYHQYFGHYHTGGNPGRNEINDTQELFYPAIMKAILATGFKGYVAQEFIPTWDDKIAALKEGVTICDV; this is translated from the coding sequence ATGAAACGACGAAAATTTATCGGTACATCGGCCGCTGCCTCAGTTGGACTGGTGGCCTGCAAAACTACAAATGCTATGGCTCCCGCAAGTGCTGAAAGTACAGAATTAAAAGGAAATATCAACCATAGCGTTTGCCGCTGGTGCTACAAGGGCATTCCCATGGAAGATTTTCTAAAAAGCCTGAATCAACTCGGTATAAAGGCTATGGACCTTACCGGACCTGAAGATTGGCCCTTGATGAAAAAATACGGTATTCACGCCTCTATGTGCTGGGGTGCCGGATTTGGTATTGAAAAAGGATGGAACGACCCTTCCCTTCATGCCGAACTTATTGCCGATTACTCCCAACATATTCCAAAAGTGGCCGAAGCCGGTTACACCAACTTGATCTGCTTTAGCGGAAACAGAAACGGCATGGACGACGCAGAAGGATTAAAGAACTGCGCGGAAGGACTAAAAAAAATAATGCCCATTGCCGAAAAGCACGGTGTAGTGCTACAAATGGAACTACTCAACTCTAAGGTAAACCACCCTGATTACATGTGCGATACCAGCGCATGGGGTGTTGAATTGTGCAAGGCCATCGGTTCGGAAAACTTTAAACTGCTTTATGACATCTACCATATGCAAATTATGGAAGGAGACATCATTCGCAATATTCAAGACTATCACCAATATTTCGGACACTACCACACTGGTGGAAATCCTGGCCGAAACGAAATCAACGATACGCAAGAGCTCTTTTATCCTGCCATCATGAAGGCTATTTTAGCAACCGGCTTCAAAGGCTATGTTGCCCAAGAATTTATACCGACCTGGGACGATAAAATCGCGGCCCTTAAAGAAGGCGTCACCATTTGTGACGTTTAA
- a CDS encoding LytR/AlgR family response regulator transcription factor: MLRAIIIDDEKHCQDRLFSLLGAHGAIQVESMVSSFDEGVVAIKKHNPQVVFLDVQLHDRTGFELLQELPHVNFEVIFTTGYDTYALEAFKFSALDYLLKPIAEDDLHVALEKLREKISLQEISKKMEVLFYNLDNQKASNFRKIAVPTVDGLSMIAITDIVRCQSDVNYTHLFLKADRKLTVAKTLKYFEALLEKHHFYRTHQSHLVNLSCVDKYVKGKGGYALMNDGSHIEVAVRRKEDFLKKLMG; this comes from the coding sequence ATGTTGAGAGCGATTATTATAGATGACGAAAAGCACTGTCAAGACCGCTTATTCTCATTGTTGGGTGCTCATGGCGCTATACAGGTGGAAAGTATGGTTTCTTCCTTTGATGAAGGGGTGGTAGCTATAAAAAAACATAACCCTCAAGTGGTATTCTTAGATGTACAATTGCACGATAGGACCGGATTTGAGCTACTTCAAGAATTGCCCCATGTGAATTTTGAGGTCATTTTTACCACCGGATACGATACGTACGCCTTAGAGGCCTTTAAGTTCTCCGCCCTCGATTATTTGTTGAAGCCCATTGCGGAAGACGATTTGCATGTCGCCTTAGAGAAACTAAGGGAGAAAATTTCCCTACAGGAAATCTCTAAAAAAATGGAAGTGCTATTTTATAACCTTGACAATCAAAAAGCCAGTAATTTCCGAAAAATAGCCGTGCCTACGGTAGACGGACTTTCAATGATCGCGATAACCGATATTGTCCGCTGTCAATCAGATGTGAATTATACCCACTTGTTTTTAAAGGCCGATAGAAAACTTACCGTGGCCAAGACCCTAAAATATTTTGAAGCCCTTCTTGAAAAACACCATTTTTATAGAACGCACCAATCGCATCTGGTCAACTTAAGCTGTGTGGATAAGTATGTAAAGGGAAAAGGAGGCTATGCCCTTATGAACGATGGTTCGCACATAGAGGTGGCGGTACGCAGAAAAGAAGACTTTTTGAAGAAATTAATGGGATAA
- a CDS encoding tetratricopeptide repeat protein: MPLPRIKVLTVLLLLSLFGVHAQRPKIDSLSLLLKGHLKQDTLRLNILNELAYTYYSVDPAAGIARSTEAIELGHKLQNHPGIATAYAYQGHNYSALGQDSLALASYDKAMEVRRRMGDLQGLARLIYNKGLVYFNESDYARANDNNRRAYEVFEKAKDSFLMAKMLNSIGINHMYLSQYPEALKSYLDAKRIYEDLGLTEDRQYASILSNIGLLYARLEKFGLAEEFQKKALLFFEKNDFQEGVANALTNLGRVYNDTGNSEKAIESYKQAHDIMEKNKNERGVASALTNMGIAYSEIAQYTEAVPYFEKTQKIYEKLKNTNNLAIVHRYLGDCYALGAHKNLKRAEENYQASFQYAKGAGSVNLQFNALEQLASLQSEMGNYKGAYKNKTEAVVLRDSFASVEKKEEIALLEAEYEYEKEKSALQTAHEKKQAVSKMEMERQELMIGGLTIGASLIVVFLVVAFQLYKKREKVLSEKKISEFKTRVAETELKALRSQMNPHFIFNAMNSISDYMAKNDLETANGFLVKFSKLIRAILESSEKKWISLEEDLELMELYLQIEALRLKDKFGYSFHIGEQVDVGNTMVPPLILQPFIENSIWHGMAPKETIGQIDVSIKCQDRFLVCTVDDDGVGRQKNVATHNGKTSMGLKITKNRLDIINQLKKENGSIRVFDKKEGVRVELKLPLELQF; encoded by the coding sequence ATGCCCTTACCCAGAATAAAAGTGCTTACCGTATTGCTCTTATTGTCTTTGTTTGGTGTACATGCACAACGGCCCAAGATCGATAGTTTGAGCTTGCTTTTGAAGGGGCATTTGAAGCAAGATACGCTTCGATTGAATATCTTGAATGAATTGGCCTATACCTATTACTCCGTAGACCCTGCGGCCGGGATTGCTCGGTCGACCGAAGCCATAGAATTGGGGCATAAACTGCAAAATCATCCGGGAATCGCAACCGCGTATGCCTACCAAGGGCATAATTATAGCGCCTTGGGCCAAGACTCTTTGGCCTTGGCCTCTTACGACAAGGCTATGGAGGTCAGAAGGCGTATGGGCGATCTTCAGGGGCTTGCCCGATTGATATACAATAAGGGTCTGGTTTATTTTAATGAATCTGACTATGCCCGGGCAAATGATAACAACCGAAGGGCCTATGAGGTTTTTGAGAAGGCAAAGGATAGTTTTTTGATGGCTAAAATGCTCAACAGTATAGGTATTAATCATATGTACCTCTCCCAGTATCCCGAAGCCCTGAAAAGTTACCTTGATGCCAAACGTATTTATGAAGACCTAGGATTGACGGAAGATCGACAATACGCTTCCATCCTAAGTAATATCGGACTATTGTATGCTCGGTTGGAAAAATTTGGGCTAGCTGAAGAATTCCAGAAAAAGGCCCTTTTGTTTTTTGAAAAGAATGATTTTCAGGAAGGTGTAGCCAATGCCCTTACCAATCTTGGGAGGGTGTACAACGATACCGGAAATTCTGAAAAAGCCATTGAAAGTTATAAGCAGGCCCATGATATCATGGAAAAGAACAAAAATGAAAGAGGGGTGGCCAGTGCTTTGACCAACATGGGTATTGCATATTCTGAAATAGCCCAATATACTGAGGCGGTACCATATTTTGAAAAGACCCAGAAGATTTATGAAAAGTTGAAGAATACCAATAACTTGGCTATTGTTCATCGGTATCTAGGAGATTGCTATGCCTTGGGGGCGCATAAAAATTTGAAACGGGCCGAAGAAAATTACCAAGCCTCTTTTCAATATGCGAAAGGTGCGGGTAGTGTAAACCTGCAGTTCAATGCCCTAGAACAGTTGGCTTCCTTGCAAAGTGAAATGGGAAATTATAAAGGGGCTTATAAAAACAAGACCGAGGCTGTGGTCTTGCGCGATAGTTTTGCTTCGGTAGAAAAGAAAGAAGAAATAGCGCTTCTCGAGGCCGAGTATGAGTATGAAAAGGAAAAGTCGGCACTTCAGACGGCCCATGAGAAAAAACAGGCTGTTTCCAAAATGGAAATGGAACGTCAAGAACTGATGATCGGGGGCTTGACAATAGGGGCATCGTTGATCGTTGTTTTTCTTGTAGTGGCTTTTCAATTGTATAAGAAAAGGGAGAAGGTGTTGTCTGAAAAGAAGATTTCGGAGTTCAAGACCAGGGTTGCCGAAACCGAACTGAAGGCGTTGCGTTCTCAGATGAATCCGCATTTTATATTCAATGCCATGAATTCCATAAGTGATTATATGGCCAAGAATGATTTGGAGACCGCTAATGGTTTTCTGGTAAAATTCTCCAAATTGATCAGGGCTATTTTAGAAAGCTCTGAGAAAAAATGGATATCCTTGGAGGAAGACCTTGAGCTTATGGAATTGTATTTGCAGATTGAAGCATTGCGTTTAAAAGATAAATTTGGGTACTCTTTTCATATAGGGGAGCAGGTTGATGTGGGGAACACCATGGTGCCGCCTTTAATTTTGCAGCCTTTTATAGAGAACAGTATTTGGCATGGCATGGCCCCAAAAGAAACTATTGGGCAAATTGACGTATCCATAAAGTGTCAAGATCGGTTTTTGGTCTGTACGGTAGATGATGATGGGGTAGGGCGACAGAAAAACGTGGCTACCCATAATGGGAAGACTTCAATGGGGTTAAAGATTACCAAAAACAGACTGGATATTATCAATCAGTTGAAAAAGGAAAACGGAAGCATTCGCGTATTCGATAAAAAAGAAGGAGTGCGAGTAGAGCTGAAATTGCCTTTGGAACTTCAATTTTAA